From the Haladaptatus sp. DJG-WS-42 genome, the window AGCTCCCGCGTCGTCTGATGGATGGTGTCGGTGAGCCGAATCGTGCGGGCTTCTTGGCGGGCGGCCTCGATGGCGTCGCCGCGTTCGCGCGCTTCTTCGGCGGCTTTCTCGGCCTTTTGCTTCTGCTCGCGTCGGGCTTCGATTTCGGCGTCTTTGAAATCCGTGACCGCGCCGTCGAACACCATCACGGGCGTTAGGTCGTTTTCGAAGAATTTGGGAAGGCCCTGTATCACGCCAATCAGATTTGCGACCGCTGCGCCCTCACTCGTGGTGTACACCTCGTCGCGCGTCCACTTGACCGTGGTCGTGAGGTAGCGATACAGCCAGTTGTGCGCATCCACGGCCACGACGGAACCCGATACCTTCTCGAACGGGATGTCCTCGATGACCGCGAGCTGGCGGAGGTCTGCGTTTCCCATACCGCTCTATTCGGCGCAGTGTGTTTGAATCCCCCGACTGGCGGTGGTTATTTATCGTCAGAGAGGCAATAGAAAGGCGGAGCTTTCGAATGGCTACAGGCAAAGTGACCTTCTTCCACGACCGGAAGGGGTACGGATTTATCGAGACCGACGATTACGACGACGATGTGTTCTTCCACATGGAAGACATCGGCGGCCCCGACTTAGAAGAGGGTCAGGAGCTTGAATTCGACGTGGTCGAGACGGACAACGGTCCTCGCGCACAGAACGTAAAGCGGTTGTAACGAACGACGATTTTCCTTATTTCGGCGGCTGAGCCGTGGCTTTGCGTGACAGAAACGCCTGCTCTTCATCCGACAGCCCCTCGCGGCTTCGATACTCGTCGAGTCCTGCTTGATACCGCGTCTGCGAGCGGTTCCCGGGGTGTGCACACACGAGTTCTGCAATCCCGGTTTGCTCACCCGTGTAGCCAAACCCGGCTTTCCAGACGGCTTCGTAGGCAAACGGGTTGTTGACGGCGATTTTCACGGTATCGTAGCCTCGCTCGTGGGCAGTTTCGGTCACGAACGAGACGAGCGACGCGCCGATTCCTTCACCGCGGCGGTCTCCTTTGACGGTCACATAGCGAAGCCACAGCGCCGTTTCGTCGGTGCGGTCTTCGTTGAACGCGATTGCGCCAACAATCTCTTCACCCTCGCGGGCAACGGCCTTTCCGGTGTTCGACATGACGAACTTTCCAGCATACGAAAACTGGCGATAATCGAGTCTGAGTGTCGGGCCATCGGGCGGCCAGCCGAGAACCGCGTACTCCATAGGAAAAACTCGTGGTTGATGGCGAAGTAGCCTTCGACTAGCAGTTTTCGCCCGGCTCAACTTCGTTGGTCCACGCCGCGGGGCTGAGTATGGTGTCGTTTAAGTCGCGGAGCGTGCGCGTCTCACCGAACGTCACGGTTCCGCCGTCGCGGGTGAGTGTCACGGAGGTGTGTGAGTACTGCACCAGCCCGGACGCTGAGACGACGAGGATTGCTCGATACTCTTCGAGCGTCGTCTCAGCGCCAATCGAAAGCGTCTCTTTCGGGTCGGTGGTTGCGTACACCGTTGCGTCCATTCCGTAGTAGCGGATGGTCTCGACCTGCCGGAAGTCGAGTTCGGTGATGAGGTAGCTGAGGCGGTTTGCGTCTGCAACTGACGGCACGTCAACCGGCACACGCAGGGAGTCGTCTTGGTACGGTTCACAGACCTTTCCGGTTAGGTAGCTCGTCGGTTTTTCGGGGTACACGGTCGTCGCGTTGTACGCCGTCCACGAGTCCGTCGTCACGCGGCGGTCGAAGTGGCGCGTCGTACTGCCCGCGTTCGTCACGCGGTCTGCCCAGTGCAGGTGAGACACGTCGCGGCTCTCGTCGATTTCGATGGTCTCCTCTGCGTGGAAGACACGCTCTTCGAGTTCGTTCTCAGACCAATACCGGCCGAAGCTGGTCACGCTTTCTAAGTCTGCGAGGGTCGCTTCGTGAGCCGAGACGAGGCGATTCGCACTGAGCGATGCGAGCGGGCTGTTCGTGATTTCTGCGTCGGTGTAGGTCGGCCCTTCGAATCGGCCAAGCGGCTCTGGTTCCGGCGTCTGCTGTGCTGTGCTGTCCTGCGTCGGTGCCGCGGTCGTGGTCGCTGTCGTCGTGGTCGGTTCGGTCGTCGAACTGCTCTCTGTTGGCGTGCTACTCCCACCGGAACTCTCGCCACCAGACGGCGCCGGTTGTGTATCAGACTGCGTGGTAGTTGCTGTCGTAGTGACAGGTGTCTGCGTTGTCGGCGTCTGGGTAGGCGTCTGTGTCGTTGCGGTTGGAGTCGATACCGTCGTCGTCGCCTCTGGAGGCTGCGTCGTTTCGGCCGTCGCTATCGTCGTGGTCGGCTGTTCGGTTGTGGCCGTCTTGTCCGGTGTTGCCGTCGCTGTCGTCGTTTCAGTCGCATTTTGTGCGGCCGTCTCGGTCGGCGGCGCTCCCGTGGTCTCGGGGGTGAGCTGTTGGTTCGTCTGACTTATCGCACCACAGCCTGCGAGAGAGACGAGGAGAGCAAGAAAAAGAGGGAGGGCTCGTTGCATACTCCGACATGTTTCGTGATTATCTTAAGACTTGTCATGCTTTGAGTAACAACCTGACTGGGGTGAATCTAAAACGTGTCGGGCACAACACACCCGTATGGGACACGGCCGCGACGTCACGTTGTTCGACCGGTTTGCTAGTGCGTACGAACGGGCGATGCCCGCCGCAGATCGTGCCACGCTCGAAGTGGGACTGTCTCTCGCCACTCGGCCTGTAGAGCGCATCCTCGACGTTGGTGGCGGGACCGGACGGGCCGCCCGGGCGCTCACAGCCACAGAGCGCATCGTTGTTGACGCCGCCCGTGGCATGCTCGCAGAGGCGCGCACACACGGCCTCGACGTGGCACAGGGCGATGCAACGCGCTTACCGGTCGCTACAGACAGCGTCGATGCGGTCGTCATCGTGGACGCGCTTCATCATATGCCAACTCACCGGACGGTCATCCGCGAAGCCGCGCGCGTCGTGCGCCCCGGCGGCGTGGTCGTCATTCGTGAGTTTAACCCCGAGACGCTCCGTGGAGCGGCACTCGTCGCACTCGAACGCCTCGTCG encodes:
- a CDS encoding cold shock domain-containing protein — protein: MATGKVTFFHDRKGYGFIETDDYDDDVFFHMEDIGGPDLEEGQELEFDVVETDNGPRAQNVKRL
- a CDS encoding class I SAM-dependent methyltransferase, whose translation is MGHGRDVTLFDRFASAYERAMPAADRATLEVGLSLATRPVERILDVGGGTGRAARALTATERIVVDAARGMLAEARTHGLDVAQGDATRLPVATDSVDAVVIVDALHHMPTHRTVIREAARVVRPGGVVVIREFNPETLRGAALVALERLVGFDSTFDTPHELAGLVKAAGLEPHVPERGFGYTVVGVATENETHIIEEQ
- a CDS encoding GNAT family N-acetyltransferase, producing the protein MEYAVLGWPPDGPTLRLDYRQFSYAGKFVMSNTGKAVAREGEEIVGAIAFNEDRTDETALWLRYVTVKGDRRGEGIGASLVSFVTETAHERGYDTVKIAVNNPFAYEAVWKAGFGYTGEQTGIAELVCAHPGNRSQTRYQAGLDEYRSREGLSDEEQAFLSRKATAQPPK